One Myxococcus stipitatus DNA segment encodes these proteins:
- a CDS encoding acetyl-CoA carboxylase biotin carboxylase subunit, with protein sequence MLESILIANRGEIACRIIRTARRLGIRTVAVYSDADAGARHVRLADEAVRIGPAAARESYLVVENIIDAARKTGARAIHPGYGFLSENPALAEACEAAGIVFVGPSAASIRAMGSKSAAKALMEKAKVPTTPGYHGEDQSLERLRTEAARIGFPILIKASAGGGGKGMRRVDRAEDLEAQLGSCRREALSAFGSDQVLIEKYVERPRHIEVQVFGDTHGNHVFLFERDCSVQRRHQKVLEEAPAPGMTPELRARMGETAVLAAKAVDYVGAGTVEFIADPAGNFYFMEMNTRLQVEHPVTEEVTGLDLVEWQLRVASGERLPRSQDALSLHGHAIEARVYAENPDQGFIPSVGRLVHLSPPETSRNVRVDTGVEQGDEITPFYDPMIAKLIVWGADRDEALRQLREALARYQVVGVANNIEFLGRLARTRSFSQADLDTSLIEREKEALKPPQAGVPDDVWLLGAVAELAHARERSLAAEPGSPWALLDGFRLGSVAPHLVTLRAGEATREVRAEFIAPGSYTVRLSSPGEVARGDALPVRFTVGEDHAVLCRVGARTLHATVVPVGARRFVFTEGRRWELELFDPLDVEASASEVEGGLRAPMPGKVIALLVEPGTRVAKGAPLMVMEAMKMEITIQAPHAGVLASFRHQVGEQVSEGTELAVLEEKAP encoded by the coding sequence ATGCTCGAAAGCATCCTCATCGCGAATCGCGGCGAGATTGCCTGCCGCATCATCCGCACCGCCCGCCGGCTCGGCATCCGCACGGTGGCCGTCTACTCCGACGCGGACGCGGGCGCGCGCCATGTCCGCCTGGCGGACGAGGCCGTGCGCATCGGCCCGGCCGCCGCCCGTGAGTCCTATCTGGTGGTGGAGAACATCATCGACGCGGCCCGGAAGACGGGCGCGCGGGCCATCCACCCCGGCTACGGCTTCCTCTCCGAGAACCCGGCCCTGGCCGAGGCGTGCGAGGCGGCCGGCATCGTGTTCGTGGGGCCCAGCGCGGCGTCCATCCGCGCCATGGGCTCGAAGTCCGCGGCCAAGGCGCTGATGGAGAAGGCGAAGGTGCCCACCACGCCGGGCTACCACGGCGAGGACCAGAGCCTGGAGCGGCTGCGGACGGAGGCCGCCCGCATCGGCTTCCCCATCCTCATCAAGGCGAGCGCGGGCGGCGGCGGCAAGGGCATGCGCCGCGTGGACCGCGCCGAGGACCTGGAGGCGCAGCTGGGCTCGTGCCGCCGCGAGGCCCTGAGCGCCTTCGGCTCCGACCAGGTGCTCATCGAGAAGTACGTCGAGCGGCCCCGCCACATCGAGGTCCAGGTCTTCGGGGACACGCACGGCAACCACGTGTTCCTGTTCGAGCGGGACTGCTCCGTGCAGCGGCGCCACCAGAAGGTGCTCGAGGAGGCGCCCGCTCCGGGGATGACGCCGGAGCTGCGCGCGCGGATGGGCGAGACGGCGGTGCTGGCCGCCAAGGCCGTGGACTACGTGGGCGCGGGCACGGTGGAGTTCATCGCGGACCCGGCGGGCAACTTCTACTTCATGGAGATGAACACCCGTCTCCAGGTGGAGCACCCCGTCACGGAGGAGGTCACCGGCCTGGACCTGGTGGAGTGGCAGCTGCGCGTGGCCTCGGGGGAGCGGCTGCCCCGGAGCCAGGACGCGCTGTCCCTCCACGGGCACGCCATCGAGGCGCGCGTCTACGCGGAGAACCCCGACCAGGGCTTCATCCCGTCCGTGGGGCGGCTGGTGCACCTGTCGCCTCCGGAGACGTCCCGCAACGTGCGCGTGGACACCGGCGTGGAGCAGGGGGACGAAATCACCCCCTTCTACGACCCGATGATCGCCAAGCTCATCGTCTGGGGCGCGGACCGGGACGAGGCCCTGCGCCAGCTGCGCGAGGCCCTGGCCCGCTACCAGGTGGTGGGCGTGGCCAACAACATCGAGTTCCTGGGCCGGCTCGCGCGCACGCGCTCGTTCTCCCAGGCCGACCTGGACACGAGCCTCATCGAACGGGAGAAGGAGGCGCTCAAGCCGCCCCAGGCGGGGGTCCCCGATGACGTCTGGCTCCTGGGAGCGGTGGCGGAGCTGGCTCACGCCCGCGAGCGCTCCCTGGCGGCCGAGCCGGGCTCTCCCTGGGCGCTGCTCGACGGCTTCCGCCTGGGCTCCGTCGCGCCCCACCTCGTCACGCTGCGCGCGGGCGAGGCGACGCGGGAGGTCCGCGCGGAGTTCATCGCCCCTGGCAGCTACACCGTCCGGCTGTCGTCCCCCGGAGAGGTCGCGCGGGGTGACGCGCTGCCGGTGCGCTTCACGGTGGGCGAGGACCACGCGGTGCTGTGCCGGGTGGGGGCGCGCACGCTCCACGCGACGGTCGTCCCCGTGGGGGCCCGCCGGTTCGTCTTCACCGAGGGGCGCCGCTGGGAACTCGAGCTGTTCGACCCGTTGGACGTCGAGGCGTCCGCGAGCGAGGTGGAGGGCGGGCTCCGCGCTCCGATGCCGGGCAAGGTCATCGCGCTCCTGGTGGAGCCGGGTACCCGGGTCGCGAAGGGCGCCCCGCTGATGGTGATGGAGGCGATGAAGATGGAGATCACCATCCAGGCTCCGCACGCGGGCGTGCTCGCGAGCTTCCGGCACCAGGTGGGCGAGCAGGTCAGCGAGGGGACGGAGCTCGCGGTCCTCGAAGAGAAGGCGCCGTGA
- a CDS encoding hydroxymethylglutaryl-CoA lyase, with amino-acid sequence MSTVRIVEVGPRDGLQNEAVLLPTRKKVELIDRLADAGLREIEATSFVSPQWVPQMADHSDVMRQLARRPGLRYPVLTPNLRGYRNAVEAGAAHVAVFTSASEAFARKNINSTIDESFVRFAPVFEAARADGIPVRGYVSCAIACPYEGRIAPERVAGVARRLVEAGCYEISLGDTIGVGTPATVKPLLAAVAAQVPLERIAGHFHDTYGMGIANVHAAYEFGVRVFDSSVAGLGGCPYAKGASGNVATEDLVYLLRDMGIDTGVDMDRLVECAVWISQQLGRPLGSRVGRALRCAA; translated from the coding sequence GTGAGCACGGTCCGCATCGTCGAGGTCGGTCCGCGGGATGGGCTCCAGAACGAGGCCGTGCTGCTCCCCACGCGCAAGAAGGTGGAGCTCATCGACCGGCTCGCGGACGCGGGGCTTCGGGAAATCGAGGCGACGTCGTTCGTGTCACCCCAGTGGGTGCCACAGATGGCGGACCACTCGGACGTGATGCGCCAGCTCGCGCGGCGCCCCGGCCTGCGCTACCCGGTGCTGACGCCCAACCTGCGCGGCTATCGCAACGCGGTCGAGGCCGGCGCCGCGCACGTCGCCGTCTTCACCTCCGCGTCGGAGGCGTTCGCCCGGAAGAACATCAACAGCACCATCGACGAGTCCTTCGTCCGCTTCGCGCCCGTCTTCGAGGCGGCGCGCGCGGACGGCATCCCGGTGCGCGGCTACGTGTCGTGCGCGATTGCCTGCCCGTACGAGGGACGCATCGCGCCCGAGCGCGTGGCGGGCGTGGCGCGCCGGCTGGTGGAGGCCGGGTGCTATGAAATCTCGCTCGGCGACACCATTGGCGTGGGGACGCCCGCGACGGTGAAGCCGCTGCTGGCGGCGGTGGCAGCGCAGGTGCCGCTGGAGCGGATCGCCGGGCACTTCCACGACACGTACGGGATGGGCATCGCCAACGTCCATGCCGCCTACGAGTTCGGCGTGCGCGTCTTCGACAGCTCGGTGGCGGGGCTCGGCGGGTGCCCGTACGCGAAGGGCGCCTCGGGCAACGTCGCGACGGAGGACCTCGTCTACCTGCTGCGTGACATGGGCATCGACACGGGCGTGGACATGGACCGGCTCGTGGAGTGCGCGGTGTGGATCAGCCAGCAGCTGGGGCGTCCCCTGGGCAGCCGCGTGGGCCGGGCCCTGCGGTGCGCCGCCTGA
- a CDS encoding AraC family transcriptional regulator, whose product MAFVRAIVLAYDKYGVSPHDALRKAQITRAQLGRASARINAGQFETLSATAMQELDDEALGWFTRKLPWGTYGMLCRASLGAPSLGVALKRWCRHHRLLTDDVVLSLEVEGTTARLSLEERRELGAMREFCLLSSLRYVHGYACWLVNSQLPQREVTFPFPAPPHQSVYPLLFPGPVRFTATRASLCFDVGYLELPPQRDEPALRTMLQRALPLTVRQYRRDRRLVERVRAQLSDSRTSGATADAVASALHVSVRSLHRQLAQEGTSLQTIKDDVRRRRALELLGRSTLPIKHVALDVGYADEKVFSRAFKHWTGESPGEYRQRIRLARE is encoded by the coding sequence ATGGCCTTCGTCCGGGCCATCGTGCTCGCGTACGACAAGTACGGCGTGTCGCCTCATGACGCCTTGCGCAAGGCGCAGATAACCCGCGCGCAGCTGGGGCGAGCCTCCGCGCGTATCAACGCCGGCCAGTTCGAGACGCTGTCGGCCACCGCGATGCAGGAGCTGGACGACGAGGCGCTGGGCTGGTTCACGCGCAAGCTGCCGTGGGGGACGTACGGGATGCTCTGTCGGGCGTCGCTCGGAGCGCCCAGCCTGGGGGTCGCCCTCAAGCGCTGGTGTCGACACCACCGGCTGCTCACCGACGACGTCGTGTTGTCGCTCGAGGTGGAGGGGACGACGGCGCGGCTGTCCCTCGAGGAGCGGCGCGAGCTGGGCGCCATGCGCGAGTTCTGCCTGCTCAGCAGCCTGCGCTACGTGCACGGCTACGCGTGTTGGCTGGTCAACTCGCAGCTCCCCCAGCGCGAGGTGACGTTCCCCTTCCCGGCCCCGCCGCACCAGTCCGTGTATCCGCTGCTGTTCCCGGGCCCGGTGCGATTCACGGCCACCCGGGCCAGCCTGTGCTTCGACGTGGGGTATCTGGAGCTGCCACCCCAGCGCGACGAGCCGGCGCTGCGGACGATGCTCCAGCGCGCGCTGCCGTTGACGGTGCGGCAGTACCGGAGGGATCGACGCCTCGTCGAGCGGGTCCGGGCCCAGCTGAGCGACAGCCGGACGTCCGGAGCCACCGCGGACGCGGTGGCCTCCGCGCTCCATGTCTCCGTGCGCTCGCTGCATCGCCAGCTCGCCCAGGAGGGGACGTCGCTGCAGACCATCAAGGACGACGTGCGCCGCCGCCGCGCGCTCGAGCTGCTCGGGCGCTCGACGCTGCCCATCAAGCACGTGGCGCTGGACGTGGGGTACGCGGACGAGAAGGTCTTCTCCCGCGCCTTCAAGCATTGGACGGGAGAGTCCCC
- a CDS encoding isovaleryl-CoA dehydrogenase: MAHFAELGFALGESVEMLRTAVREFAVREIAPRAAAIDRENLFPEDLWKKLGALGILGMTVSEEYGGTGLGYLAHIVAMEEISRASASVGLSYGAHSNLCVNQVYRNGNEAQRRRYLPKLVSGEHVGALAMSEPDAGSDVVSMKLRADKRGDRYVLNGSKMWITNGANADVLVVYAKTDDSAGARGITAFIVEGGSKGLSFGAKLDKLGMRGSNTYPVFFDDCEVPTENVLGKVGSGVKVLMSGLDYERAVLAGGPLGIMGSCIDVVLPYVHDRKQFGESIGQFQLIQAKLADMYTAWSACRAYVYAVGQACDRLDHVRTLRKDAAGAILYSAEKATWMAGQAIQILGGNGYINEYPAARLWRDAKLYEIGAGTSEIRRMLIGRELFSESA, encoded by the coding sequence ATGGCTCATTTTGCGGAACTGGGCTTCGCGCTCGGTGAATCCGTCGAGATGTTGCGGACCGCCGTACGGGAGTTCGCGGTGCGGGAGATCGCCCCGCGCGCGGCCGCCATCGACCGCGAGAACCTCTTTCCGGAGGACCTCTGGAAGAAGCTCGGGGCGCTGGGCATCCTCGGGATGACGGTGAGCGAGGAGTACGGGGGCACGGGCCTGGGGTACCTCGCGCACATCGTCGCGATGGAGGAGATCTCCCGGGCCTCCGCCTCCGTCGGGTTGTCCTACGGCGCGCACTCGAACCTCTGCGTGAACCAGGTGTATCGCAACGGCAACGAGGCCCAGCGACGCCGCTACCTGCCCAAGCTCGTCAGCGGTGAACACGTGGGCGCGCTCGCCATGAGCGAACCGGACGCCGGTTCGGACGTCGTGAGCATGAAGCTGCGCGCGGACAAGCGCGGCGACCGCTACGTGCTCAACGGTTCGAAGATGTGGATCACCAACGGCGCCAACGCGGACGTGCTCGTCGTCTACGCGAAGACGGACGATTCGGCCGGCGCCCGGGGCATCACCGCCTTCATCGTGGAGGGGGGCAGCAAGGGCCTGAGCTTCGGCGCCAAGCTGGACAAGCTGGGCATGCGTGGCTCCAACACCTACCCGGTGTTCTTCGACGACTGCGAGGTCCCCACGGAGAACGTGCTCGGGAAGGTGGGCTCCGGCGTGAAGGTCCTCATGTCCGGGCTGGACTACGAGCGGGCGGTGCTCGCCGGCGGCCCCCTGGGCATCATGGGCAGCTGCATCGACGTGGTGCTCCCCTACGTGCACGACCGCAAGCAGTTCGGGGAGAGCATCGGGCAGTTCCAGCTCATCCAGGCCAAGCTGGCGGACATGTACACGGCGTGGTCCGCCTGTCGGGCCTACGTGTACGCGGTGGGGCAGGCGTGTGACAGGCTGGACCACGTCCGCACGCTGCGCAAGGACGCGGCGGGCGCCATCCTCTACTCGGCGGAGAAGGCCACGTGGATGGCGGGGCAGGCCATCCAGATTCTCGGCGGCAACGGCTACATCAACGAGTACCCCGCGGCCCGCCTCTGGCGGGACGCCAAGCTCTACGAGATTGGCGCTGGCACGTCCGAGATCCGCCGCATGCTCATCGGGCGGGAGCTGTTCTCGGAGTCCGCCTGA
- a CDS encoding choice-of-anchor Q domain-containing protein, with amino-acid sequence MNPRSSFSGVFAACWLGLSIMGCQGAGDEPRAPGGDEEVEVPSPRPEVPETPEPETPAPVAVTLPCEVRAGACSEFIGTGQGDIWVDGRNLPPSRYAGKTLCIKPGNYGYLALYGVVATPSQPAIVTNCGGQAVFTSTSGSPVSMGGGSRFLRLTGTGSADHVYGLVAGRSGGNQAHVDLREGTSDVEIDHIEVRGDGKGGVGIAFRTYPTCSGTWKRGTWTQNNTRIHDTWVHDTRYEGMYIGPSHHGWKAGNGYAPGFDCGGGVRVEEADVIGVEVVDNVLENLGNDGIQVGGALSGMSVRRNRVRDYGLNNDSNHSGGITVNPGSGGVIDGNWIETARPNSTSGIVFQGLGGSLVSNNVIVGARTGTYFLRNTDVNVDRAETDILFHHNTVVASTVEGAYFFCNLLGDVRFTNNIIAGAPTTHAANGNDLSCFKSPAPYNLLSTQISAAGFVDAAARDFHLLPSSPAVDVGVALGGVVDVDHAGASRAGGPYDLGAFVASKTPVTGGSLRQ; translated from the coding sequence ATGAATCCTCGCTCGTCCTTCTCTGGCGTCTTCGCTGCTTGCTGGCTGGGGCTGTCCATCATGGGATGTCAGGGGGCGGGAGATGAACCGCGCGCGCCGGGCGGGGATGAGGAGGTGGAGGTTCCGTCCCCCCGCCCGGAGGTGCCCGAGACGCCGGAGCCGGAGACGCCCGCGCCGGTGGCGGTGACGTTGCCCTGCGAGGTGCGTGCGGGGGCGTGCTCGGAGTTCATCGGCACGGGCCAGGGCGACATCTGGGTCGACGGGCGGAACCTTCCTCCCAGCCGTTATGCGGGCAAGACGTTGTGCATCAAGCCGGGGAACTATGGCTACCTGGCGCTCTACGGCGTCGTCGCCACGCCATCCCAACCGGCCATCGTCACCAACTGTGGCGGGCAGGCCGTGTTCACCAGCACGTCGGGCAGCCCTGTCTCCATGGGGGGCGGCAGCCGTTTCCTGCGGCTGACGGGGACGGGGAGCGCGGACCATGTCTACGGACTGGTGGCGGGGCGCTCGGGAGGAAACCAGGCCCATGTGGACCTGCGTGAAGGCACGTCCGACGTGGAGATCGACCACATCGAGGTCCGCGGGGACGGCAAGGGTGGGGTGGGCATCGCCTTCCGGACGTATCCGACGTGCAGCGGTACCTGGAAGCGTGGCACGTGGACCCAGAACAACACGCGCATCCACGACACCTGGGTCCACGACACGCGCTACGAGGGCATGTACATCGGCCCGTCCCACCACGGCTGGAAGGCCGGCAACGGCTATGCGCCGGGCTTCGACTGTGGCGGCGGCGTGCGGGTGGAGGAGGCGGACGTGATTGGCGTCGAGGTCGTGGACAACGTGCTGGAGAACCTCGGCAACGATGGCATCCAGGTGGGGGGCGCGCTGTCGGGGATGAGCGTGCGTCGCAACCGCGTCCGCGACTACGGCCTGAACAATGACTCCAACCACTCCGGAGGAATCACGGTGAACCCCGGCAGCGGAGGTGTCATCGACGGGAACTGGATCGAGACGGCGCGGCCCAACTCGACCTCGGGCATCGTGTTCCAGGGCCTGGGCGGCTCGCTGGTGTCGAACAACGTCATCGTCGGGGCGCGGACCGGCACCTATTTCCTGCGCAACACCGACGTCAACGTCGACAGGGCGGAGACGGACATCCTCTTCCACCACAACACCGTGGTCGCTTCGACCGTCGAGGGCGCCTACTTCTTCTGCAACCTCCTGGGCGACGTCCGCTTCACCAACAACATCATCGCGGGGGCGCCCACGACACACGCCGCCAACGGCAATGACCTGTCGTGCTTCAAGTCGCCCGCGCCCTACAACCTGCTCTCCACGCAAATCTCTGCGGCGGGCTTCGTCGACGCCGCGGCCAGGGACTTCCATCTCCTGCCGAGCTCGCCCGCGGTGGACGTCGGCGTCGCGCTGGGAGGCGTGGTGGACGTCGACCATGCCGGGGCGAGCCGGGCGGGTGGGCCCTACGACCTGGGGGCCTTCGTGGCGAGCAAGACGCCCGTCACGGGAGGCTCGCTCCGCCAGTAG
- a CDS encoding carboxyl transferase domain-containing protein: MAIIKSTTDTRSAEFRANAEAMRKLVDDLREKVALTAKGGGESARQRHVSRGKLLPRDRVERLLDPGSPFLEIGQLAAWNMYGGEAPAAGMIAGIGRIEGQECMVVANDATVKGGTYYPMTVKKHLRAQEIAQENRLPCIYLVDSGGAYLPRQDDVFPDREHFGRIFFNQAQMSAAGIPQVAVVMGSCTAGGAYVPAMSDETIIVKNQGTIFLGGPPLVKAATGEVVTNEDLGGADVHTRVSGVADHMAENDAHALFLARRIVANLNRSRPRSVVLAPAEEPLYDPSELGGIVPLDHRKRYDVREVIARLVDGSRLDEFKARYGTTLVTGFAHLYGIPVGIIANNGILYGESAQKGAHFIELCAQRSIPLVFLQNITGFMVGRKVENAGIAKDGAKMVTAVATARVPKITMLLGGSFGAGNYGMCGRAYSPRFLWMWPNARISVMGGEQAASVLATVKRDGIEAQGGSWSKEAEEEFKAPIRAQYEEQGHPYYATARLWDDGVIDPAQSRRVLGLSLSTVLNAPIQETRFGVFRM; this comes from the coding sequence ATGGCCATCATCAAGTCAACGACGGACACCCGCTCCGCGGAGTTTCGCGCGAACGCGGAGGCGATGCGCAAGCTGGTCGACGACCTGCGGGAGAAGGTCGCCCTCACGGCGAAGGGCGGCGGTGAGAGCGCCCGCCAGCGGCACGTCTCCCGCGGCAAGCTCTTGCCCCGGGACCGGGTGGAGCGGCTGCTCGACCCGGGCAGCCCCTTCCTGGAGATTGGACAGCTGGCCGCCTGGAACATGTACGGCGGCGAGGCCCCGGCCGCGGGGATGATCGCCGGCATCGGGCGAATCGAGGGGCAGGAGTGCATGGTGGTCGCCAACGACGCGACCGTCAAAGGCGGCACCTACTACCCCATGACGGTGAAGAAGCACCTGCGCGCCCAGGAGATCGCCCAGGAGAACCGGCTGCCCTGCATCTACCTGGTCGACTCCGGCGGCGCGTACCTGCCGCGCCAGGACGACGTGTTCCCGGACCGGGAGCACTTCGGGCGCATCTTCTTCAACCAGGCGCAGATGAGCGCGGCGGGCATCCCCCAGGTGGCGGTGGTGATGGGCTCGTGCACGGCGGGTGGCGCCTACGTGCCGGCGATGAGCGACGAGACCATCATCGTCAAGAACCAGGGCACCATCTTCCTGGGCGGGCCGCCGCTGGTGAAGGCCGCCACGGGCGAGGTCGTCACCAACGAGGACCTGGGCGGCGCGGACGTGCACACGCGCGTCTCCGGCGTCGCGGACCACATGGCGGAGAACGACGCGCACGCGCTGTTCCTGGCCAGGCGCATCGTCGCGAACCTGAACCGCTCGCGCCCCCGCTCGGTCGTGCTCGCGCCCGCCGAGGAGCCGCTCTACGACCCGAGCGAGCTGGGCGGCATCGTCCCGCTCGACCACCGCAAGCGCTACGACGTGCGCGAGGTGATTGCCCGGCTGGTGGACGGCTCGCGGCTCGACGAGTTCAAGGCGCGCTACGGCACCACGCTCGTGACGGGCTTCGCGCACCTGTACGGCATCCCGGTGGGCATCATCGCCAACAACGGCATCCTCTACGGCGAGTCGGCGCAGAAGGGGGCGCACTTCATCGAGCTGTGCGCGCAGCGCTCCATCCCGCTCGTGTTCCTCCAGAACATCACCGGTTTCATGGTGGGGCGGAAGGTGGAGAACGCGGGCATCGCCAAGGACGGCGCGAAGATGGTGACGGCGGTGGCCACCGCGCGCGTGCCGAAAATCACCATGCTGCTCGGCGGCAGCTTCGGCGCCGGCAACTATGGCATGTGCGGCCGGGCGTACTCGCCGCGCTTCCTGTGGATGTGGCCCAACGCGCGCATCAGCGTCATGGGCGGCGAGCAGGCCGCCTCCGTGCTGGCCACCGTCAAGCGCGATGGCATCGAGGCGCAGGGCGGCAGCTGGTCCAAGGAGGCGGAGGAGGAGTTCAAGGCGCCCATCCGCGCGCAGTACGAGGAGCAGGGACACCCCTACTACGCCACCGCGCGTCTGTGGGACGACGGCGTCATCGACCCGGCGCAGAGCCGCCGGGTGCTGGGCCTTTCACTCTCGACCGTGCTGAACGCTCCCATCCAGGAGACCCGGTTCGGCGTCTTCCGCATGTAG
- a CDS encoding outer membrane beta-barrel protein, whose protein sequence is MNTHPFWKLAALTLSLSAPAALASEWRDEGNLRRDDVESEEEREQSAEDRGFNLGLRVGYGLPVGNAVGAPDGGEAGKLSDAVSGVIPLQLDVGYSFNSNLALGAYFQYGLGMLAEDCVDGADCSVRQLRFGVNLTYHFLPGAKLRPWLGLGVGYEKLNVTASASEAGESIDITTSIHGFEFASVQGGLDYRINERFSVGPYLMVTAAMYSTTSISVDSSIDSPIFDEMEESEGIDDKAVHLWPMAGVRMQFHF, encoded by the coding sequence ATGAATACGCATCCCTTCTGGAAGCTCGCCGCGCTGACCCTCTCGCTGTCCGCTCCCGCCGCGCTTGCTTCGGAATGGCGTGACGAAGGCAACCTGCGCCGTGACGACGTCGAGAGCGAGGAGGAGCGCGAGCAGAGCGCCGAGGACCGGGGCTTCAACCTGGGGTTGCGCGTGGGCTATGGCCTCCCCGTGGGGAACGCGGTGGGCGCGCCCGACGGCGGCGAAGCGGGGAAGCTGAGCGACGCGGTCTCGGGCGTCATCCCCCTGCAGCTGGATGTCGGCTACTCCTTCAACTCGAACCTCGCGCTGGGTGCCTACTTCCAGTACGGCCTGGGGATGCTCGCCGAGGACTGCGTGGATGGCGCGGACTGCTCGGTCCGGCAGCTGCGCTTCGGCGTCAACCTGACCTATCACTTCCTGCCGGGCGCGAAGCTCCGGCCCTGGCTGGGCCTGGGCGTCGGCTACGAGAAGCTGAACGTCACGGCCTCCGCGAGCGAGGCGGGTGAGTCCATCGACATCACCACCAGCATCCACGGCTTCGAGTTCGCGTCGGTCCAGGGTGGATTGGACTACCGCATCAACGAGCGGTTCTCCGTCGGTCCCTACCTCATGGTGACGGCCGCCATGTATTCGACCACCAGCATCAGCGTCGACTCGTCCATCGACAGCCCCATCTTCGACGAGATGGAGGAGTCGGAGGGCATCGACGACAAGGCGGTCCACCTGTGGCCCATGGCCGGTGTGCGCATGCAGTTCCACTTCTGA
- a CDS encoding ADP-ribosyltransferase domain-containing protein, translating to MTRITSGTSNPSSITKTSPRTSGHTSPPPSPPPSRVGGSGRPVDAFVPGPGPRPLGPPPPPRPVVGGTPPPVLHPAVVIPPTVTVAKGPPVLRDDSVIAPFVAKGIPRGAIKSISDEGFAALRGLEANQGQATSAEFATLKAELGPKADLVRAVFARGGPHAKAGDDQRIKLAALLNEGFRADDSTVATYRKQMSALTDGDFAPYVKMAHDHLAENTREYPKAADSAERIRGLGDEAKVAIYKYTQEKFKPYNRGVLYPLGNLGGNGPLTRDLNTHLDGIAVTRSALSQLPVFEGTVYRGDKKKNYDDYITGAVITRDSFTSTAKNLDSKFDGDAVLEIKTKTGRDIQGASLKPGEEEVLIPPGATFRVVERDDRGPVLRLKLEEI from the coding sequence ATGACCCGAATCACGAGCGGCACGTCGAATCCATCCAGCATCACGAAGACCTCCCCGCGCACGAGCGGCCACACGTCGCCGCCTCCGTCGCCCCCGCCATCTCGCGTGGGCGGGTCGGGAAGGCCCGTGGATGCCTTCGTGCCGGGGCCTGGCCCGCGTCCGCTCGGTCCGCCTCCGCCTCCGCGCCCCGTCGTGGGCGGCACGCCACCGCCCGTCCTCCATCCCGCGGTGGTGATTCCACCCACGGTCACCGTCGCCAAGGGCCCGCCGGTCCTCCGGGATGACTCGGTCATCGCGCCATTCGTCGCGAAGGGCATCCCGCGTGGCGCCATCAAGAGCATCAGCGACGAGGGCTTCGCCGCGCTGCGGGGACTGGAAGCCAACCAGGGTCAGGCGACCTCCGCCGAGTTCGCCACCCTCAAGGCGGAGCTGGGTCCCAAGGCGGACCTCGTCCGCGCCGTGTTCGCGCGCGGTGGCCCGCATGCCAAGGCCGGCGACGACCAGCGCATCAAGCTGGCCGCCCTGCTCAACGAGGGCTTCCGCGCGGACGACAGCACCGTCGCCACCTATCGCAAGCAGATGAGCGCGCTCACCGACGGGGACTTCGCGCCGTACGTGAAGATGGCCCATGACCACCTCGCGGAGAACACCAGGGAATACCCCAAGGCGGCCGACAGCGCGGAGCGCATCCGCGGGCTCGGCGACGAGGCCAAGGTCGCCATCTACAAGTACACCCAGGAGAAGTTCAAACCCTACAACCGCGGTGTCCTCTATCCGCTGGGGAACCTCGGCGGCAACGGCCCGCTGACGCGCGACCTGAACACGCACCTGGATGGAATCGCCGTCACCCGCTCCGCGCTCAGCCAGCTGCCCGTCTTCGAGGGCACGGTGTACCGGGGCGACAAGAAGAAGAACTACGACGACTACATCACGGGCGCCGTCATCACCCGCGACTCCTTCACCAGCACCGCCAAGAACCTCGACTCGAAGTTCGACGGTGACGCCGTCCTCGAAATCAAGACGAAGACGGGCCGCGACATCCAGGGCGCGTCGCTCAAGCCCGGCGAGGAGGAGGTCCTCATCCCTCCGGGCGCGACCTTCCGCGTCGTCGAGCGCGATGACCGCGGCCCCGTCCTCCGGCTGAAGCTCGAGGAGATTTGA